In Planctobacterium marinum, the DNA window AACGCCACCTAATCAAACTCGCCGGACAAAAACGCTCTCAAGCACTCGGCGTAAGCCTTGGGCCGTTCAAAGATACTCAGGCAGAACAAGCTTGTGCAAAGTTTCTGCGTGAGGTGGGCTTCGTGGCCGTGCGGGATCAGCAAAGCTATGACATTGCTAAAGCAATCACGCCTGATTGCAACGTAAAACTGAGCTTCGATTTAGCGGTATCTTTGTGCAAACACCCGCAGTTTAAAGTTAACCAAGGGCCGCGTCAGGGGATATTGTTCAACGTGTGTCCAGTAGCCAAAGACGCCTTTGGCAATACCGATCCATTTGAAGAAGAACAGCGTGCTCGTGACCTTAGTCAGGTTATCGAAGCGTTGTGGCGTCGCACCGGTGAGCGTATCACGTTAATTAACTTTAACGGTCATGCCCAGCTAGGTGATGGACAGCTTACTAAGTTGATCTGTGAACAGCTGCGTGGCCGGGTTCCGGTATCGACGATCCCCTACAACAGCAACCCATTAAAAGTCATGCAAGTGATCTCTCATTTTAAAGTTATGGTGAGCATGCGCCTACATGGCAACGTTTTTGCATATATGAGTAAAACCCCCAGTATCGCACTGAATTATCACCCAAAATGCGAACAGTGGTGTGAGCAAATCGGATTACCGCAAGCAATGCGATTTGACATCAACCAGTTCTCAAAACGCGGTTTATTCAATGCCATTGAACAAGGGTTAGAAACGGGTTTC includes these proteins:
- a CDS encoding polysaccharide pyruvyl transferase family protein; the encoded protein is MFKHLDAFLVGYYGMQNCGDDALLLATHFGARKHLQCNKIAVSSMRDIKLCDDLQIAKTLRKTQNWRGQNRVIQYRHALASKRVIFGGGSVFHNATDINQKRHLIKLAGQKRSQALGVSLGPFKDTQAEQACAKFLREVGFVAVRDQQSYDIAKAITPDCNVKLSFDLAVSLCKHPQFKVNQGPRQGILFNVCPVAKDAFGNTDPFEEEQRARDLSQVIEALWRRTGERITLINFNGHAQLGDGQLTKLICEQLRGRVPVSTIPYNSNPLKVMQVISHFKVMVSMRLHGNVFAYMSKTPSIALNYHPKCEQWCEQIGLPQAMRFDINQFSKRGLFNAIEQGLETGFPMAQLPVETATERSEANWSKQDEQPKFFSRHPALQ